Part of the Thiobacter sp. AK1 genome is shown below.
CTCGTCGGTGGACAACACATTCCCTTCGCCGAACACGGCCTGGCCCTGTGCCTCGATGCGGTTAGATATGTGGCCCACCTGCAACTTGAGCTGCTCGATGAGACTGTTCTTGGCTTGGGTGACGTTCTTGAGCATGGGGTGTCTCCTAGCAGATGCCGAGGCATCGGATCAGTTGTATCGCAGCACGCACACCGACTGGTCGTCGGTGAGGCGCGCCATGGAATTGCCCAGCACATAAGCCACGAGCTGCGGATGCTGGCGGCACAAGCCCGGGAAGGTTTTCTCGTCCCAGCCGCGGCGGATGCCATCGCTGGTGGACACCAGCACCGCACCTGGTTCGAGCGCAACCTCCACCGGTCTCGGCGTCTTGTGTTCCCGCCCCAGCACGCCCGGGGCAAAAGCGTAGCGGTCTACTGTGCCGTCGCGGCAGACATGGCCAGCCATGTCGCCCACGCCCATCAGCGTGAGCCGACGCTGCCGCGGCAGCAGCTCGCAGGCAATGGCCACCGCGCCCCGCGTGGTGGAGCGCAGCTGGCGATCCACCCGGTCCACGAGAGCGGGCAAGCTCTCCGCCTCCGCCAACTGGCGCGCCAGATGGCTGGTGGCATAGGCCGCCTCCGCGCCATGTCCCAGCCCATCCAGGTGCAGCAAACGCAGACGTTCCCCATCTTCGTGCAGGTAGATGTGGTCGCCGTTGTGGCGGTCGTCCGCCAGCGAGCGCACGAACAGTCCCACCTCGTAGCGGGCCGGTGGTCGAGAGCCTGGCTCGAAGCGGCACCACACTGCCGTGCCATGCCAGCGGCCCTCCTCCCTGCTAGGGCGCTGGGAAAATAGGCCGAAGCGGTCGGCCAGGCGCTGCATGCTGCCCAGGCCCTTGCCCAGGGTGCCAGCGGTGGAAAAACCATCGGCCTGGGCAAGGCTCGGATTCTCCACCCCGGGGCCGTAATCGAAGGAAAGCAGATCCAGTACGTTGCCCGGCTGCTGCCAGATCTGCAGCACGCCGCGGCCGTGGGCATGTTTGATCAGGTTGGTCACCATCTCGGAAGCCACCAGCACCATGTTCTCTCGGCGCGCATCGGCAAATCCCAGCCTACGCGCCACCGACTGCAGGCGTGAGCGCAGCAGGATGCCGGCACTCTCGTTGCCGATGGCGTCCGCAAACAACAGCTTGCAGGCACTGGAATCGAGCAGGGTCGGTGCCGTCACGCGTTGGCCTCCTCCAAGGTGTGCTCGCTGTAGGTGAGGCGTCCATCTGGCCAGCAGGTTTCGGCAACGACACGGCCCCGGCCCCGGTTCTTGGCTTCGTAGAGGGCCCGGTCGGCGCGGGCGATGAAGTCCGTAAGGGAGCCGGCGCAGGACTCCTCCGCCGAGATGGATGCCAGTCCCACGCTGATGCGCCCGTCCATGGCCTTGAGCAAGGTGAGCACCCGACGCAGGGCGATAGCCTTGCCGCAACGATAGAGGAGGGCGAACTCGTCGCCGCCGAAACGGAAGGCGGCATCAGTATCGCTGCGGATCACCGAGCGCATGGCCTCGGCCATCCGGCACAGATAGGCGTCGCCATATTGATGGCCGTGTTCGTCGTTGATGCGCTTGAAGTGATCCAGATCACACAACGCCAGGGTGAGGGCCTGGCCGCTACTCATGGCCTGCATGAAGGCCTGAGCGATGCGGGCATCATACGCGCGACGGTTGTAAAGGCCGGTCAAAGGGTCGGTCTCCGCCTGGCGCAGGGTATCCGCGAGTTCGGCCTGGCGTTTTTCCAGAGCCGCTTGCATGCGTGTCAGCTCACGCTCCGCGCGCGCCCGGGATTCCTCCAGAAAGCGGGCCATCTCCGCGTTGCGCCGCAAAAGCAAGGCGGGATCCTCGATCTCGGTGGAGCGCTGGAAGTGCTGGCGCAGCTCGGAGAGAGCTGTCTGGCTGGGCATCTGGGTAAGGCGGACGATGCTCATGGATTCAACGCCGTTCCATTGCACCTTGAGCTCGCCCTGATCCAAGCTCAGACTGACGGGCAAGGGGTAGCCGGTCCCCGCCCCCGCCTTCCGTAACTGCTCGGCCAAGGCGATGCTCACGGGCGTGGCGGCGAAGGCATTGCCACCGAGGCGGGAAACCGCGGTGAGCACAAAGCCGATAAAATTCTGCAGATCCGGCTCGATCGCCAGATTCTGCCGCAAAAGCTCGGTAGCCATTCTTTGCGCGATGGACGGTTACACGCGAAAGTTATCGGGCTTGGCTACGAAATCTTGAGCCGTTTGTCGGAAATCCAGGGCCTAAAAGGGGGAGCGATGCAGCACGAACTGGAAAGCTGGCGGGAGGAAAAGCGCTCCGCCTACCTCTACCGGGTGGTGTCCGATGCCGAGTCCGGCACGCCGCGCCAGATCCTGTTCCTGGAACTGGCGCGCGCGGCAGACGAACAAGCCGACCTCTGGGCGCGCGAAATGCGTAAGTCCGGCCACACGCCCCCGGCGCGCTATGTGCCCGACCTGCGCACGCGGCTCGTAGCCTGGTTGGTGAAGCGACTGGGGCCCAGGCCCTTACGCCCGGTGCTGGCCGCCATGAAGGTGCGCGGCATGTCCCTCTACACCAAGGCGCCCGTGGGCCATGCCATTCCCACTGATTTCTCCCAGGTGGGGCGGCGGCACCAGGGCATGGGCGCCGGCAACAACCTGCGCGCCGCGGTTTTCGGCGTCAACGACGGGCTGGTGTCCAATGCCAGCCTGATCCTGGGCGTGGCCGGTGCGGTCTCCCAAAGCCCCGCAGACAGCGGCGTGATCGTTCTTTCGGGAATTGCGGGCCTATTGGCGGGCGCCTTCTCCATGGCCGCCGGCGAATATGTAAGCGTTCGCTCACAACGGGAGATGTACGAGTACCAGATCGGCTTGGAACGCGCCGAGCTGGAGCAGTATCCGGAAGAAGAAGCCGCGGAGCTCGCCCTCATTTTCGAACACAAGGGCATGGGGCGGGAGCAGGCACGGGCCCTGGCCGCCAAGCTCATCGCCGATCCGGACCGGGCCCTGGATACCCTGGCCCGCGAAGAGCTGGGTCTGGACCCGGATGATCTGGGCTCGCCGCTCGCCGCAGCGGTGTTTTCTTTCCTTTCCTTTTCCGCCGGAGCCGCCCTGCCGCTGCTGCCCTTCGTGCTGTTCGACGCCGCGCGCGCGCTGCCCGTGGCGGTGGGTCTGACGGCGCTCGCTCTGTTCGCCGTGGGCGCCACCCTGTCCCTCTTCACCGGCCGCACGGCCTGGCTCGGTGGCTTGCGCATGCTGGCCATCGGTGGCGCGGCCGGCGGCGCCACCTGGCTGATCGGGCGGGCCCTGGGGGTCACCCTGGCCTAGCCTCGGCACAATGAACAGGACCCGGTGGGCGAGCGCCCCTGAGGCGAGCAGAGACATCGCGACCGGTATGACACGCACGCGGCCAATCGGGATGAATTGCTCGGGGCGCACGCTTCAGCATTGCTCCCAAGGCAGGCCGTCGAAGCGCCAGCCATTGAGCTTGCCGCGCTGGTGGTCCTCGTTGAGGTCACCCTCGAAACCGTGCTCCACGTTGTACACCTTGGTGAAGCCCGCCTCTTCCAGGGCCTTGCCTGCATCGCGGGAACGGTTGCCGCTCCGGCAGATGAGGACCACCGGCCGGTCGATGGAAGTGGCCCGTTTCACGTGGGCCACGAACTCGGGATTGCGCTCCCAGTTGGGGCCGTCCACCCAAGGAATGAGCAACGCCCCCTTGGGGTGCCCCACGAACAGATACTCCCATTCGCTGCGCACGTCGATGAACACCGCTTCCGGGTGAGCACGCAAAAACTCGTGGGCTTCCTTGGGCTTGAGGTGCTTCATGGAAACAGTATAGGCTCAAGCACGCAGGCCGGGCCAGCGTCCCTGTGCTAACATTGGGCCCTTTTTTCAAGCCCTTGTCCATGCCCGCCGATCGCATCGCCCGCCTGCCGGAGCTTCTTGCCAGCCGCATCCTGGTGCTGGATGGCGCCATGGGCACCATGATCCAGACCTTCAAGCTCACGGAAGCGGATTACCGAGGCAGCCGCTTCCGCGACTGGCCTCACGACCTCAAGGGCAACAACGATCTCCTGGTGCTCACCCGACCGGAGCTGATCCGGGACATTCATGCCGCCTACCTCAAGGCGGGGGCGGACATCATCGAGACCAATACCTTCAACGCCACCCGCATCGCCATGGCCGATTACGGCATGGAATCCCTGGTGCACGAGATCAACCTGGCGGCGGCGCGCCTGGCGCGCGCGGTCGCAGACGCGTACGAAGCACAGGACCCCACCAAGCCACGCTTCGTCGCCGGGGTGCTTGGCCCCACCAATCGCACCGCGACCATTTCTCCAGACGTAAACGATCCAGGGTTGCGCAACGTAACCTTCGACGAACTGGTGGCGGCCTACGGCGAAGCGGTGGACGGCCTGGTCCAGGGTGGAGCGGATCTGATCCTGATCGAAACCATCTTCGACACCTTGAACGCCAAGGCAGCGGTGTTCGCGGTGCAGGATTATTTCGATCGCATCGGACGCCGGCTGCCCATCATGATTTCCGGCACCATCACCGACGAATCCGGCCGCACCCTCACCGGTCAGACGGCAGAAGGCTTCTACAATAGCCTGCGCCACGCCGAGCCCCTGTCGGTGGGCTTCAACTGCGCCCTCGGGGCGGACAAGCTCAGACCCTACGTGGAGGAGATCGCGCGCAAGGCAGACGTCTATGTCTCGGCGCATCCCAACGCGGGCCTGCCCAATCCCCTGTCGGAAACCGGCTATGACGAGACGCCGGAGCACTTGGCGGCGGAGATTCGCGCCTGGGCTGAGGACGGCATCCTCAACATCGTTGGTGGCTGCTGCGGCACCACACCGGCCCACATCCGCGCGGTGGCCGAGGCCGTGGCGGGCCTGCCACCGCGGCGCATTCCAACCGTTTCGCCCTGCCTGCGCCTGTCTGGGCTGGAAGCGCTCAACGTGTGCGAGGGCTCGCTGTTCGTAAACATCGGTGAGCGTACCAATGTCACCGGCTCACGCCTGTTCGCCCGCTTGATCCTCAACGGCGAATACGACAAGGCCCTGGACGTGGCGCGCCAACAGGTGGAGAACGGCGCCCAGATCATCGACGTCAACATGGACGAGGCGATGCTGGATTCCGAGGCGGCCATGGTGAAGTTCCTCAATCTAGTAGCCTCCGAGCCGGACATCGCGCGCGTTCCCATCATGATCGATTCGTCCAAGTGGAGCGTGGTTGAGGCGGGGCTCAAATGCATCCAGGGCAAGGGCATCGTCAATTCCATTTCGCTCAAGGAAGGCGAGACGGAGTTCTTAGAGCGCGCCCGGCTCGCCCGCCGTTACGGTGCGGCGGTCGTGGTGATGGCCTTCGACGAAAAGGGCCAGGCCGATAGCTATCAGCGCAAGATCGACATCTGCGCCCGCTCATACCGGCTGCTCACCGAGGATGGCTTCCCCGCCGAGGACATCATCTTCGACCCCAACATCTTCGCGGTGGCCACCGGCATCGAGGAGCACAACAACTACGCGGTGGATTTCATCGAGGCTACCCGCTGGATCAAGCAGCATCTACCCCATGCCAAGGTGAGCGGCGGCGTGTCCAATGTCTCCTTCTCCTTCCGCGGCAACGAGCCGGTGCGCGAGGCCATCCACACCTGCTTCCTCTACCATGCCATCCGCGCCGGCATGGACATGGGCATCGTCAACGCCGGCCAGCTCGGCGTCTATGAGGAAATCGACCCGGAACTCAGGCAACGCGTCGAAGACGTGTTGTTGAACCGCCGGCCCGACGCCACGGAACGTCTGGTGGAATTCGCCGAACGCTACAAGGGCCAGAGCAAGGAGCAAGTGGAGGATCTCGCCTGGCGCCAGCTGCCGGTGGAAGAACGCCTCACCCACGCACTGGTGAAGGGCATCACCACCTACATCATCGAGGACACAGAGGAAGCCCGCCAGAAGTTCGAGCGCCCCATCCAAGTCATTGAAGGTCCACTCATGGCCGGCATGAACGTGGTGGGCGACCTGTTCGGTTCCGGCAAGATGTTCCTGCCCCAGGTGGTGAAATCCGCGCGTGTGATGAAGCAAGCAGTGGCGTACCTGGTTCCCTACATCGAGGCGGAAAAGGCCGCCAGTGGCGATAATCGCGCCAAGGGCAAGATCGTGCTGGCCACGGTCAAGGGCGACGTCCACGACATCGGCAAGAACATCGTGGCCGTGGTGCTCGCCTGCAACAACTATGAGGTGGTGGATCTGGGCGTGATGGTGCCCGCCGCCAAAATTCTGGATACCGCCCGCGAAGAGCAGGCCGACATCATCGGTCTGTCGGGCTTGATCACCCCGTCGCTGGAGGAAATGGCTTTCGTGGCCAAGGAGATGGAGCGCCAGAACTTCAGCGTGCCGCTACTCATCGGCGGCGCCACCACCTCGCTTGCCCACACCGCGGTGAAGATCGCGCCCCATTACAGCGGGCCGGTGGTATATGTGAAGGATGCCTCCCGCTCGGTGGGCGTGTGTACCAGCTTGCTTTCCGACGAGCAACGCGAGGCCTACATCGCGAAAATCCGCGCCGACTACGACCAGGTTCGGGCGCGTCATCTCGCCAAGGGCGAACGTTCGCGTCTGATTCCCCTGGAAGCGGCACGCGCCAATGCCCTGTCGATCGACTGGTCCCACTACACGCCGCCGGTGCCGCGCCAGCTCGGGACGCGCGCCTTCCGGGATTATCCCCTTCAGGACGTCGCCCGCTACATCGACTGGACGCCCTTCTTCCAGACCTGGGATCTGCATGGCAGGTTTCCCAAGATCCTGGACGACGCGGTGGTGGGCAGCGAGGCGCGCAAGCTGTATCAGGATGCCCAAGGCATGCTTGCCGACATCATCCGCGAGAAGTGGCTCACCGCCAACGCGGTGATCGGCCTGTTTCCCGCCAACGCCGTGGGCGACGACATCGAGATCTACACCGATGAATCGCGCTGCGAGATCGCCATGGTCTATCACACCCTGCGCCAGCAGATGGAAAAGCCCTCCGACCGCTTCAACTACGCCTTAGCCGATTTCATCGCGCCCAAGGCCACGGGCGTGCGCGACTACATCGGCGCCTTCGTGGTCACCGCCGGCATCGGCATCGAAAAAAAGCTCGCCGAATTCGAAGCGCGCCACGACGACTACCAAGCCATCATGCTCAAGGCGCTGGCCGACCGGTTGGCGGAAGCCTTCGCCGAGCTAATGCATGCACGCGTGCGCCGGGAGTTTTGGGGCTACGCGCCGAATGAAGCCCTCTCCAACGAGGCGCTCATCGAGGAGAAATACCAGGGCATCCGCCCCGCGCCGGGCTACCCGGCCTGTCCGGACCACACGGAAAAAGGCCCCCTGTTCGCACTGCTCAATGCCCCGGAAAATGCCGGTGTCAGCCTCACCGAAAGCTACGCCATGTGGCCCGCAGCGGCGGTGTCTGGCTTCTACTTCTCCCACCCGCAGGCCCACTACTTCGCCGTGGGCAAGATCGGCCGCGACCAGCTGGAAGACTACGCCCGGCGCAAGGGATGGGACCTGGACACCGCCGAACGCTGGCTCGCGCCGCTATTGTGAAGGGGCGCGCCCTGACACCGCAGTGGGAAAGCGGTCGGCTGACCACGGTCGCCCGCCGCGATGGCTACAAACGGCGGGGCTAGGGGGAAAGCACTTGGCTCGCGGCGTTCTCCCCACCCGCCCAGGGCGAAGTGCGTAGCCACTGGCGCAGCGCGTTAAGGCCCATGGGACGGGCCATGTGGTAGCCCTGGGCGCAGTCGCAGCCGAGTATCGTTAGGGTGTCCCAGATGTCCTGCGTTTCCACGCCTTCTGCCGTGACGCTAAGACCCAGGTTGTGAGCCAGATCGATGGTGGAGCGCACGATCACGGCATCACTCTCGTTGGTGGCCAAATCCAGCACGAAGGATTTGTCGATCTTGACCTCATCCACCGGCAGACGCTTGAGGTAGGCCAGCGACGAATAGCCGGTGCCGAAGTCGTCGATGGCTAGTCTCACCCCCATGCGATCCAGTTCCGTGAGGATGGCGAGACTGTCGCTGGGGTTGGCCATCACGGCGCTCTCCGTGATCTCCAGCATGAGATGATCGGGCGCCATGCCCGCACGGGCAAGCAAGGTCTCGATGCTTGCCGGCAACCCCAGGTCATGCAGGCTACGTGCAGACAGGTTCACTGCCGCGTGCAAAAGATGCCCATCGTGGTGCAACCTCACCAGATCGCGCAGGGCGCGCTCCAGCACCCACTCGGTGAGGGCGCCGATCAGTCCAGCCTGCTCCGCCAGAAGAATGAAGCGGTCCGGCGACAGAAAGCCTTTCACGGGATGGTCCCAGCGCACCAGGGCCTCCAATCCCACCACGCGCCGCGTGTGGAGGTCGATCTTGGGCTGGTAATGGAGAACGAGTTCGTCG
Proteins encoded:
- a CDS encoding SpoIIE family protein phosphatase, producing MTAPTLLDSSACKLLFADAIGNESAGILLRSRLQSVARRLGFADARRENMVLVASEMVTNLIKHAHGRGVLQIWQQPGNVLDLLSFDYGPGVENPSLAQADGFSTAGTLGKGLGSMQRLADRFGLFSQRPSREEGRWHGTAVWCRFEPGSRPPARYEVGLFVRSLADDRHNGDHIYLHEDGERLRLLHLDGLGHGAEAAYATSHLARQLAEAESLPALVDRVDRQLRSTTRGAVAIACELLPRQRRLTLMGVGDMAGHVCRDGTVDRYAFAPGVLGREHKTPRPVEVALEPGAVLVSTSDGIRRGWDEKTFPGLCRQHPQLVAYVLGNSMARLTDDQSVCVLRYN
- a CDS encoding GGDEF domain-containing protein → MATELLRQNLAIEPDLQNFIGFVLTAVSRLGGNAFAATPVSIALAEQLRKAGAGTGYPLPVSLSLDQGELKVQWNGVESMSIVRLTQMPSQTALSELRQHFQRSTEIEDPALLLRRNAEMARFLEESRARAERELTRMQAALEKRQAELADTLRQAETDPLTGLYNRRAYDARIAQAFMQAMSSGQALTLALCDLDHFKRINDEHGHQYGDAYLCRMAEAMRSVIRSDTDAAFRFGGDEFALLYRCGKAIALRRVLTLLKAMDGRISVGLASISAEESCAGSLTDFIARADRALYEAKNRGRGRVVAETCWPDGRLTYSEHTLEEANA
- a CDS encoding VIT1/CCC1 transporter family protein — translated: MQHELESWREEKRSAYLYRVVSDAESGTPRQILFLELARAADEQADLWAREMRKSGHTPPARYVPDLRTRLVAWLVKRLGPRPLRPVLAAMKVRGMSLYTKAPVGHAIPTDFSQVGRRHQGMGAGNNLRAAVFGVNDGLVSNASLILGVAGAVSQSPADSGVIVLSGIAGLLAGAFSMAAGEYVSVRSQREMYEYQIGLERAELEQYPEEEAAELALIFEHKGMGREQARALAAKLIADPDRALDTLAREELGLDPDDLGSPLAAAVFSFLSFSAGAALPLLPFVLFDAARALPVAVGLTALALFAVGATLSLFTGRTAWLGGLRMLAIGGAAGGATWLIGRALGVTLA
- a CDS encoding rhodanese-like domain-containing protein, with amino-acid sequence MKHLKPKEAHEFLRAHPEAVFIDVRSEWEYLFVGHPKGALLIPWVDGPNWERNPEFVAHVKRATSIDRPVVLICRSGNRSRDAGKALEEAGFTKVYNVEHGFEGDLNEDHQRGKLNGWRFDGLPWEQC
- the metH gene encoding methionine synthase, which gives rise to MPADRIARLPELLASRILVLDGAMGTMIQTFKLTEADYRGSRFRDWPHDLKGNNDLLVLTRPELIRDIHAAYLKAGADIIETNTFNATRIAMADYGMESLVHEINLAAARLARAVADAYEAQDPTKPRFVAGVLGPTNRTATISPDVNDPGLRNVTFDELVAAYGEAVDGLVQGGADLILIETIFDTLNAKAAVFAVQDYFDRIGRRLPIMISGTITDESGRTLTGQTAEGFYNSLRHAEPLSVGFNCALGADKLRPYVEEIARKADVYVSAHPNAGLPNPLSETGYDETPEHLAAEIRAWAEDGILNIVGGCCGTTPAHIRAVAEAVAGLPPRRIPTVSPCLRLSGLEALNVCEGSLFVNIGERTNVTGSRLFARLILNGEYDKALDVARQQVENGAQIIDVNMDEAMLDSEAAMVKFLNLVASEPDIARVPIMIDSSKWSVVEAGLKCIQGKGIVNSISLKEGETEFLERARLARRYGAAVVVMAFDEKGQADSYQRKIDICARSYRLLTEDGFPAEDIIFDPNIFAVATGIEEHNNYAVDFIEATRWIKQHLPHAKVSGGVSNVSFSFRGNEPVREAIHTCFLYHAIRAGMDMGIVNAGQLGVYEEIDPELRQRVEDVLLNRRPDATERLVEFAERYKGQSKEQVEDLAWRQLPVEERLTHALVKGITTYIIEDTEEARQKFERPIQVIEGPLMAGMNVVGDLFGSGKMFLPQVVKSARVMKQAVAYLVPYIEAEKAASGDNRAKGKIVLATVKGDVHDIGKNIVAVVLACNNYEVVDLGVMVPAAKILDTAREEQADIIGLSGLITPSLEEMAFVAKEMERQNFSVPLLIGGATTSLAHTAVKIAPHYSGPVVYVKDASRSVGVCTSLLSDEQREAYIAKIRADYDQVRARHLAKGERSRLIPLEAARANALSIDWSHYTPPVPRQLGTRAFRDYPLQDVARYIDWTPFFQTWDLHGRFPKILDDAVVGSEARKLYQDAQGMLADIIREKWLTANAVIGLFPANAVGDDIEIYTDESRCEIAMVYHTLRQQMEKPSDRFNYALADFIAPKATGVRDYIGAFVVTAGIGIEKKLAEFEARHDDYQAIMLKALADRLAEAFAELMHARVRREFWGYAPNEALSNEALIEEKYQGIRPAPGYPACPDHTEKGPLFALLNAPENAGVSLTESYAMWPAAAVSGFYFSHPQAHYFAVGKIGRDQLEDYARRKGWDLDTAERWLAPLL